Proteins from a genomic interval of Bos mutus isolate GX-2022 chromosome 15, NWIPB_WYAK_1.1, whole genome shotgun sequence:
- the UPK2 gene encoding uroplakin-2 yields the protein MASPWPVWTLSWILILLAVLVPGAAADFNISSLSGLLSPVMTESLLVALPPCHLTGGNATLTVRRANDSKVVRSSFVVPPCRGRRELVSVVDSGSGFTVTRLSAYQVTNLAPGTKYYISYLVTKGASTESSREIPMSTFPRRKAESIGLAMARTGGMVVITVLLSVAMFLLVLGLIIALALGARK from the exons ATGGCATCTCCGTGGCCTGTGTGGACCTTGTCTTGGATCCTGATTCTGCTGGCTGTCCTGGTCCCCGGGGCTGCAG CTGACTTCAACATCTCAAGCCTCTCTGGTCTGCTGTCCCCAGTGATGACGGAAAGCCTGCTAGTTGCCTTGCCCCCATGTCACCTCACAGGGGGCAACGCCACACTGACTGTCCGGAGAGCCAATGACAGCAAAG TGGTGAGATCTAGCTTCGTGGTGCCTCCGTGCCGCGGACGCAGGGAGCTGGTGAGCGTGGTGGACAGCGGGTCTGGCTTCACGGTCACCCGGCTCAGTGCATACCAGGTGACAAACCTGGCACCAGGAACCAAATACTA CATTTCCTACCTCGTGACAAAGGGGGCATCCACCGAGTCTAGCAGAGAAATCCCAATGTCCACATTTCCTC GAAGGAAGGCAGAATCCATTGGGCTGGCAATGGCCCGGACAGGGGGCATGGTGGTCATCACGGTGCTGCTCTCGGTCGCTATGTTCCTGCTGGTTCTGGGCTTGATCATTGCCCTAGCACTGGGCGCCCGCAAGTGA